CAGCGGCAAAGCCGCTCCAGCGCTCTGGATCAAGGCCCATACCGGTGAGTACGGCCGGGTCGACCATGCCGCAGCCCATCACCTCTAGCCAGCGACCACGCCACTGCACATCCACTTCGGCGCTGGGCTCGGTGAAGGGGAAGTAGCTGGCCCGAAAGCGCACCGGTAGGTCGCCGAAGAACTGCTGCAGAAAGGCCGTGACGGTGCCGCGCAGGTGGCTGAAGTCCAACCCCTCATCAATCGCCAGCACCTCCACCTGGTGGAACACCGGCGAGTGGGTGGCATCCACGGCGTCGCGGCGATACACCCGCCCTGGGGCGACTACCCGCACCGGCGGTGGGTTGTTCTCCAGGTAGCGGATCTGCACGGGCGAGGTGTGGGTGCGCAGCAGCTGGCTATCGCCCAGATAAAAGGTGTCCTGCATGTCCCGGGCGGGGTGATGCTCGGGGATGTTGAGGGCCGTGAAGTTGTAGTAGTCGCTCTCGATCTCCGGCCCCTCCGACACCCGATATCCCAGGCCGGCAAAGATGTCGACGATCTCCTCGATCGTGCTGATTAAGGGGTGGCGGTGGCCCGGCGGCGTGAAGCTGCAAGCCGCTGTGACGTCAATGGTTTCGCCGGCGAGACGCTCGGCCATGGCGGCGCTTTTCACGGCCGTAAGTCGCTCGCCAAGGAGCGCCTGCACCTGCTCTTTGAGCACGTTGGCCCTTTGGCCGATCAGGGGCCTCTCATCGCCAGGCAGCTTGCCCATGGCTCCAAGAACGCCAGAAAGGCGCCCCTTCTTGCCGAGCAGTCCCACTCGAAGTTCTTCCAGTTCAGCAGCGGTGCTGGCGGTGGATATCTCTGCTGCAGCCTGGCTTTCCAGCGCCTGGAGCTGGTCGGTGAGCTGCTGCAGGGAAACGGTGGCGCTCACGGCAGGGGCGGAGGGATTGCTGACTGTAAGGAGCCACCCCAGTTACGTTGCGGCTAAATGGCGTTAGGCCCGATGGCACCGCTCAAGATCCTGATCAGCAACGACGACGGGGTCTTCGCTGAAGGCATTCGCACCCTGGCCAATGCGGCCCTGGCCCGCGGCCACCAGGTGAGTGTGGTGTGTCCTGACCAGGAGCGCTCCGCTACGGGCCACGGTCTCACCCTGCAGACCCCTATCCGGGCGGAGCGGGCTGATGAGTTGTTCGATGATGGCGTCCAGGCCTGGGCCTGCAGCGGCACCCCCTCCGACTGCGTCAAGCTCGCCCTGTTTTCCTTGCTGGATGAGTGGCCGGATCTGGTGCTCTCCGGTATCAACCATGGTCCAAACCTGGGCACCGACGTGCTCTATTCCGGCACGGTGAGTGCGGCGATGGAGGGCACGATTGAGGGCCTTCCCGCCCTGGCAGTAAGCAGTGCCGACTTTCAATGGCGCCAATTTGCGCCTGCGGCACGCCTCGCCCTCGATGTGGCTGAGCGAATGCTGGCGGAGGGCTGGCCGAGCAACATGTTGCTCAACCTCAATGTGCCGCCCCGGCCGGCAGAGGCGATTGGAGAGCTGCGCTGGTGCAATTCAGCGGTGCGCCGCTACACCGACCAGTTCGAGCAGCGGGTAGACCCCCGCGGCCGCAGCTACTACTGGCTGGCGGGGGAGGTGGTCAACGATCTGGAGGCCCAGGTGTCGGGGCCGGCGGCCTGGCCCACCGATGTGGCCCAGATCAATGCCGGTGGGGTCTCGCTGACGCCGCTCCAACCGGACATCTTCTGGCGGGGTCGCACGGCTGATCTGCCGGTTTGGTGAGGCCGTTAATCAGGTTGTGCGGTAAACCCGCTGCAGCAGCCATAGGCTGATCCAGAGCCCGATCAGGTGGGCAAACAGCACCTGGGTGTTGCCCAGCACCGCCAGCATCTCGATCGAGGTGATCGGTAGACCGATCACCCGACCAGCCACGCCAGGGGTCGCCTGGATCTGGGCACCAAAGAAGCCGGGCACCTGTTGGGAGGCCTGCACGAACAGGCTGCCCGCCAGCGACTGATAGCCCAGCACCGCCAAGGTGATGCCGGCCAGGTCGGCCAGCACTCCCCGCTTGATTAGCCGCGAGGTTTCACCCTTGCTGGGCCGCACCGGCGAATTGAGGGCCCGGCCGCAGCGCACCACCAGCCAGCTCTGCCA
This is a stretch of genomic DNA from Cyanobium sp. Tous-M-B4. It encodes these proteins:
- the pheS gene encoding phenylalanine--tRNA ligase subunit alpha; translated protein: MSATVSLQQLTDQLQALESQAAAEISTASTAAELEELRVGLLGKKGRLSGVLGAMGKLPGDERPLIGQRANVLKEQVQALLGERLTAVKSAAMAERLAGETIDVTAACSFTPPGHRHPLISTIEEIVDIFAGLGYRVSEGPEIESDYYNFTALNIPEHHPARDMQDTFYLGDSQLLRTHTSPVQIRYLENNPPPVRVVAPGRVYRRDAVDATHSPVFHQVEVLAIDEGLDFSHLRGTVTAFLQQFFGDLPVRFRASYFPFTEPSAEVDVQWRGRWLEVMGCGMVDPAVLTGMGLDPERWSGFAAGLGVERFCMVRHGIDDIRRLYTSDLRFLEQF
- the surE gene encoding 5'/3'-nucleotidase SurE, producing the protein MAPLKILISNDDGVFAEGIRTLANAALARGHQVSVVCPDQERSATGHGLTLQTPIRAERADELFDDGVQAWACSGTPSDCVKLALFSLLDEWPDLVLSGINHGPNLGTDVLYSGTVSAAMEGTIEGLPALAVSSADFQWRQFAPAARLALDVAERMLAEGWPSNMLLNLNVPPRPAEAIGELRWCNSAVRRYTDQFEQRVDPRGRSYYWLAGEVVNDLEAQVSGPAAWPTDVAQINAGGVSLTPLQPDIFWRGRTADLPVW
- a CDS encoding DUF3611 family protein, whose product is MADRLDLQLIAAALRRLGWIRLWSQVVLGVVVVGVLLFNNIGGRLAANSARALGLGPGISLTTIAFLLLLWCIWQSWLVVRCGRALNSPVRPSKGETSRLIKRGVLADLAGITLAVLGYQSLAGSLFVQASQQVPGFFGAQIQATPGVAGRVIGLPITSIEMLAVLGNTQVLFAHLIGLWISLWLLQRVYRTT